From the Cucurbita pepo subsp. pepo cultivar mu-cu-16 chromosome LG05, ASM280686v2, whole genome shotgun sequence genome, one window contains:
- the LOC111794670 gene encoding ribosomal L1 domain-containing protein 1-like: MASPDSDTLSSRVRRETAEKAVESLLQWRSSKREKPQLLDQEDFLYLVVTLKKIPPKGRTNPYKIPLPHPLRSESSELCLIIDDRTKSNLTKDDARKKIQSENIPISKVIKLSKLKSDYRPFEAKRKLCDSYDMFFADDRVIPMLPSLLGKHFFKKKKIPVPLNLRHKNWKEQIEKSCSSGLLYLRRGTCSVVKVAKTSMEVEEIVNNVIAAIDGIAEIVPKKWSNVQSFHLKVLESIALPLYQTVPELKMKIEAAVRGKEEETNKEIADAGKSPTPVKVNNKKEKKLGKKKGRIHEVRYMDSNGLKLSEEEDEQDSDVDEVSENIEKGKKWSRVKKTKEELQSELNVEKTSKKKKKKNGDEESSGKKVKKTKKLKEVK, translated from the coding sequence ATGGCTTCGCCGGATTCTGATACTCTCTCTTCCAGAGTTCGTCGGGAAACGGCGGAGAAAGCCGTCGAATCCCTCCTTCAATGGCGAAGTTCCAAACGAGAGAAGCCTCAACTTCTGGACCAGGAGGATTTTTTATACCTCGTCGTTACTCTCAAGAAAATCCCTCCAAAAGGTCGTACAAACCCTTACAAAATCCCTCTTCCCCATCCTCTTCGTTCTGAATCGTCTGAACTCTGCCTCATAATCGACGATAGAACCAAGTCCAATCTTACCAAAGACGACGCCAGGAAGAAAATCCAGTCGGAAAACATCCCGATTTCGAAGGTCATCAAGCTGTCGAAGCTTAAATCCGATTACCGCCCCTTTGAAGCGAAACGGAAGCTCTGCGATTCGTACGATATGTTTTTCGCCGATGATCGGGTTATTCCAATGCTGCCGAGTCTGTTGGGGAAGCACtttttcaagaagaaaaaaattccaGTGCCGTTGAATTTGAGGCATAAGAATTGGAAAGAACAGATCGAGAAGAGCTGTTCGTCGGGTTTGTTGTATTTGAGGAGAGGGACTTGTAGTGTGGTGAAAGTGGCAAAGACGTCAATGGAAGTTGAAGAGATCGTGAATAATGTGATTGCGGCCATTGATGGGATTGCAGAGATTGTGCCTAAGAAATGGAGCAATGTGCAATCATTTCATTTGAAGGTCCTGGAATCTATTGCATTGCCACTTTACCAAACAGTGCCggagttgaaaatgaagattgaGGCGGCCGTGAGGGGTaaagaagaggaaacaaacaaagaaatagcAGATGCAGGTAAGAGTCCTACTCCTGTAAAGGTCAATaacaaaaaggagaagaagttGGGCAAGAAGAAGGGGAGGATACATGAAGTTCGTTATATGGACAGTAATGGCTTAAAGCtatctgaagaagaagatgaacagGACAGTGATGTTGATGAGGTTAGTGAGAATATCGAAAAGGGTAAGAAATGGAGTAGAGTAAAGAAAACGAAGGAAGAGCTTCAAAGTGAGTTGAATGTCGAGAAAacatcgaagaagaagaagaagaagaatggagaTGAAGAATCCAGTGGGAAGAAGGTGAAAAAGACAAAGAAGTTGAAAGAAGTGAAATGA
- the LOC111794680 gene encoding serine racemase, translating to MNVESPNEKKKYAADLSSIEEARIRIQPFAHQTPVLTSESINAASGKQLFFKCECFQKGGAFKFRGACNAIYSLDDEQAAKGVVTHSSGNHAAALSLAAKLRGIPAYIVIPENAPKCKVENVIRYGGQVIRSKATIQSREMVASKVMQETGALLIHPYNDGRIISGQGTISLELLEQVPQLDTLIVPISGGGLISGISVAAKAINPAIRIFAAEPKGANDAALSKAAGEIVILAETNTIADGLRAFLGDLTWPIVRDLVDDIITVEDSEIVEAMRLCLEILKVVVEPSGAIGLAAVLSDSFKQNPSWKDCNRIGIILSGGNVDLGMLWNSYEK from the exons ATGAACGTGGAGAGTCCAAACGAGAAGAAAAAGTATGCTGCTGATCTTTCCTCCATAGAGGAGGCCAGGATAAGAATCCAACCTTTCGCCCATCAAACCCCAGTTTTGACCTCTGAGAGTATTAATGCTGCTTCAGGAAAACAGCTTTTCTTCAAATGTGAATGTTTCCAGAAGGG TGGAGCCTTTAAATTCAGAGGTGCCTGCAATGCTATATATTCACTTGATGATGAACAAGCTGCTAAAGGGGTTGTGACACACAGCAG TGGCAACCATGCTGCAGCTTTGTCTTTGGCTGCAAAACTGCGAGGGATCCCTGCATATATAGTTATACCAGAAAATGCTCCAAAATGTAAAGTTGAAAATGTGATACGTTATGGTGGTCAGGTTATTCGGAGCAAAGCCACAATACAGTCGAGAGAGATGGTCGCCTCGAAGGTTATGCAAGAAACTGGTGCGTTACTTATACATCCATATAATGATGGACGCATAATAAG CGGGCAAGGTACTATCTCGTTGGAGCTTCTAGAACAAGTCCCACAATTAGACACTTTAATCGTCCCGATAAGCG GTGGTGGTTTGATATCTGGAATTTCTGTGGCTGCAAAAGCCATCAATCCTGCCATCCGGATTTTTGCAGCAGAACCTAAGGGAGCTAATGATGCAGCCTTGTCAAAAGCAGCTGGTGAGATAGTAATATTGGCCGAGACCAACACCATAGCCGATGGTCTTCGAGCTTTTCTCGGTGACCTTACCTG GCCGATAGTACGAGATTTGGTGGACGATATAATAACTGTAGAGGACTCGGAGATAGTCGAAGCAATGAGACTTTGTCTTGAAATACTGAAAGTTGTTGTGGAACCTAGTGGAGCAATAGGCCTTGCTGCTGTTCTCTCCGACAGTTTCAAGCAAAACCCTTCATGGAAGGACTGCAACCGCATTGGCATTATACTTTCAGGAGGTAACGTTGACCTTGGCATGCTATGGAAttcatatgaaaaatga
- the LOC111796237 gene encoding probable copper-transporting ATPase HMA5, which yields MLKLPRRKRSPAATNQENANDVATIDNDETAAGARKAVEAKVVLCVSGMTCSACAVSVENSIKHLPGILDAAIDFLNDRAQIRYLPNLIDEDSIVKAIENAGFQATISKDSADHRSREVCRIRVNGMGCNSCSSMVESVLEEMYGVQKTHIALFNGEAEVHYDPKVVNSTQFIIAIQDIGFDALLITIGEHISKIELKIDGMDNGNSSTKVKESLESVVGIEDIDIDMGLTKVTISYKPDITGPRTFIEVIESIKSEHFKATIYPANVGRENRKEKEIKQHYKYFLWSSALSVPVFLTSMVFMYIPGIKQILDIKVVNMMNVGHLIKWNLSTPVQFIIGSRFYIGSYKALRRGSANMDVLITLGTNAAYFYSVYIVLRAATSPAFDGTDFFETSSMLITFILLGKYLEILAKGKTSEAIAKLKHLAPETATLLTLDGHGNVISEVEISSELIQKNDVIKITPGAKVASDGLVVWGESHVNESMITGEAKPVAKRTGDKVIGGTMNENGVLHIKATHVGSESSLAQIVRLVESSQLAKAPIQKLADHISKYFVPLVILLSFLTWIAWFLAGKLHLYPKSWLPSSMDSFELALQFGISVMVIACPCALGLATPTAVMVGTGVGASQGVLIKGGQALEFAHKASCIVFDKTGTLTIGKPVVVNVKLMDTIVLEELLELTAATEVNSEHPIAKAIVEYAKQLKEEHNPIWPEAQEFISIPGHGVEAIVRNKKVVVGNKSLMMNNGIEILGETESFLVDAEGMAKTAVLVAVDRTVSGVIVVSDPLKPGAKEVISILKSMEVKSIMVTGDNWGTANSIAKEVGIETVIAEAKPQQKAEEVKNLQTAGHTVAMVGDGINDSPALVAADVGMAIGAGTDIAIEAADIVLMKNDLQDVITAIHLSRRTFARIRLNYIWALGYNLLAIPIAAGVLFPSTRFRLPPWIAGAAMAASSVSVVCSSLMLKKYKRPKKLDEIDIQMKGIIVQ from the exons ATGCTGAAGTTGCCGCGGCGGAAACGCTCGCCGGCGGCAACGAATCAGGAGAACGCGAATGATGTAGCGACTATTGACAATGACGAGACGGCGGCGGGGGCGAGAAAGGCGGTGGAAGCGAAGGTGGTGCTCTGTGTTTCCGGCATGACATGCTCTGCTTGCGCTGTTTCAGTAGAGAATTCCATCAAACATCTTCCAGGCATTCTCGATGCTGCTATCGATTTCTTGAACGATAGGGCTCAAATCCGCTATCTCCCCAATCTCATCGAT GAAGATTCAATAGTTAAAGCAATTGAAAATGCTGGATTTCAAGCTACAATATCGAAGGACAGCGCCGATCATCGATCGAGAGAAGTATGTCGAATCCGAGTAAATGGGATGGGCTGCAATTCTTGCTCTTCCATGGTAGAATCAGTTTTGGAAGAAATGTACGGCGTCCAAAAGACTCACATTGCTCTCTTCAATGGGGAAGCAGAAGTTCACTATGATCCAAAGGTCGTTAACTCCACTCAGTTCATTATAGCCATACAAGACATTGGCTTTGATGCCTTACTTATAACCATTGGCGAACACATTAGCAAGATTGAGCTCAAGATCGATGGCATGGATAACGGAAACTCATCGACAAAAGTTAAAGAATCGCTTGAATCGGTCGTTGGAATTGAAGATATCGATATCGACATGGGATTGACCAAAGTTACCATATCTTATAAGCCTGATATAACAGGACCAAGAACTTTCATTGAAGTGATCGAGTCGATCAAATCCGAGCATTTCAAGGCCACGATATATCCCGCAAATGTGGGACGAGAAAATCGTaaggagaaagaaattaaacagCATTATAAGTACTTCTTATGGAGCTCAGCTCTTTCTGTTCCTGTTTTCTTAACATCCATGGTGTTTATGTATATACCTGGAATCAAGCAGATTTTGGATATCAAAGTAGTCAATATGATGAATGTTGGACATCTTATCAAGTGGAATTTGTCCACTCCTGTCCAGTTCATCATAGGTTCAAGATTCTACATTGGATCATACAAAGCATTGCGCCGTGGTTCTGCCAACATGGATGTATTGATCACTTTGGGAACAAATGCAGCTTATTTCTATTCTGTTTATATTGTTCTAAGAGCAGCTACTTCCCCTGCTTTCGATGGGACAGATTTCTTTGAGACTAGTTCAATGCTGATCACTTTCATTCTACTTGGTAAGTATTTGGAGATTTTAGCTAAAGGAAAGACCTCTGAGGCCATTGCTAAGCTTAAGCACTTGGCGCCGGAGACCGCGACGCTCTTGACTCTAGATGGCCATGGAAATGTGATCAGTGAAGTAGAAATCAGTAGTGAGCTGATTCAGAAGAATGATGTTATTAAGATTACGCCTGGTGCGAAAGTAGCTTCCGATGGCCTCGTCGTCTGGGGCGAAAGTCATGTCAATGAGAGTATGATCACCGGAGAAGCGAAACCGGTAGCGAAAAGGACAGGCGACAAGGTGATAGGAGGAACTATGAATGAGAATGGAGTGTTGCATATAAAGGCAACACATGTTGGATCAGAGAGTTCACTAGCGCAAATCGTTCGACTCGTTGAATCGTCTCAGTTGGCGAAAGCTCCTATTCAGAAACTTGCAGACCATATCTCCAAGTATTTTGTGCCTCTG GtaattttgctttcttttctcacTTGGATTGCCTGGTTTTTAGCTGGAAAGTTGCATTTGTATCCTAAGTCCTGGTTGCCTTCTTCAATGGACAGTTTTGAACTAGCTCTCCAATTTGGGATTTCTGTTATGGTCATAGCTTGCCCTTGTGCCCTTGGCCTCGCCACCCCGACCGCTGTGATGGTCGGGACCGGTGTCGGTGCATCTCAAGGTGTACTAATCAAAGGCGGCCAAGCTTTAGAATTTGCACATAAG GCGAGCTGCATTGTGTTTGATAAGACAGGAACACTAACAATTGGCAAGCCAGTGGTTGTAAATGTAAAACTAATGGACACTATAGTACTTGAAGAACTGCTTGAACTCACTGCTGCTACTGAG GTGAACAGTGAGCATCCAATAGCCAAGGCCATTGTTGAATATGCTAAGCAATTGAAGGAAGAACATAACCCCATTTGGCCAGAAGCTCAAGAGTTCATATCCATTCCTGGACATGGAGTGGAAGCCATTGTAAGGAACAAGAAAGTTGTGGTTGGAAACAAGAGCTTGATGATGAACAATGGCATAGAAATTCTTGGGGAAACGGAGAGCTTCCTTGTTGACGCCGAAGGTATGGCGAAAACCGCGGTTTTGGTGGCTGTAGATCGAACGGTGTCGGGAGTTATCGTGGTGTCGGATCCATTGAAACCAGGAGCCAAAGAAGTGATCTCCATTCTCAAATCTATGGAAGTAAAGAGCATAATGGTAACAGGTGACAATTGGGGGACTGCAAATTCCATTGCCAAAGAAGTTGGAATAGAAACGGTCATTGCAGAGGCCAAGCCTCAGCAGAAAGCAGAGGAAGTGAAGAATCTTCAGACGGCGGGGCACACGGTGGCAATGGTGGGAGACGGGATCAATGACTCGCCCGCCCTTGTAGCAGCCGATGTCGGGATGGCGATCGGAGCTGGCACGGACATTGCCATTGAGGCAGCAGACATTGTCCTTATGAAAAATGACTTGCAAGATGTTATAACTGCCATTCATCTTTCAAGGAGAACTTTTGCTAGAATTCGCCTCAATTACATTTGGGCTCTTGGTTATAATCTTCTTGCCATTCCGATCGCTGCAGGCGTCTTGTTCCCTTCAACACGGTTTCGGCTACCACCGTGGATCGCCGGAGCTGCCATGGCTGCTTCTTCTGTTAGTGTGGTATGCAGTTCTTTGATGTTGAAGAAGTACAAGAGACCAAAAAAGCTTGATGAAATTGATATTCAAATGAAAGGAATAATAGTTCAATGA
- the LOC111795317 gene encoding probable LRR receptor-like serine/threonine-protein kinase At1g63430 gives MESFASVVLLLSLILGVFFWSCDSFSSNEVSALMAFKLEIFEDPFQILSNWNSPYADPCLWSGISCSPTRDHVIKINISHASIKGFLPRDLGQLSYLEELILHGNKLVGTVPKELGYLKNLRVLDIGMNQLTGPIPPEFGNLTKVMKINLQSNGLTGKLPSELGNLRYLEELRVDRNKLEGTVAAAFGHLNRTGMYVSNMNLNGFCGSSQLRVADFSYNFFVGRIPKCFGYLPRSSFQRNCLQNNSPKQRPSSQCVKTKSHPGSNRRSHHQATSKPIWLLALEIVTGTLVGSLFLIVVLTAVQKFNRKSSIVLPWKKIGSRKYYSPVYIDPEILKDVTRFSRQELELACEDFSNIIGSSPDSLVYKGTMKTGSEIAVISMSMKEEQWTGYLELYFQTEVADLARINHENTGRLLGYCRESSPFTRMIVFEYASNGTLYEHLHFGEACQLSWTRRMKIILGIARGLKYLHTELQPPFTISELNSNAVYLTDDFFPKLIDFESWKTILSRSEKNSGTIGSQGAICILPNSLEARHLDVQGNIYAFGVLLIEIISGRPLYCKDKGNLVDWAKDYIEMPEVMSYIVDPELKHFRYEDLEVVCEVVSRCIHQQPTKPLSMKELCSMLETRIDTSVAIEFKASALAWAEFALS, from the exons ATGGAGTCCTTCGCTTCTGTTGTTCTGCTTCTCTCTTTGATTTTGGgggttttcttttggagttgtgattctttttcttctaatgAAG TCTCGGCTCTCATGGCCTTCAAGTTAGAAATATTTGAAGATCCATTTCAAATCCTCTCCAACTGGAACAGCCCCTATGCAGATCCTTGCTTATGGTCTGGCATTTCATGTTCTCCCACTCGGGACCATGTCATAAAGAT TAACATTTCACACGCATCCATAAAAGGGTTTCTTCCACGAGATTTGGGTCAACTCAGCTACTTGGAAGAACT AATTTTGCATGGGAATAAGCTGGTTGGTACAGTGCCCAAGGAGTTGGGTTACTTGAAGAACCTTAGAGTGTTGGACATAGGGATGAATCAACTCACAGGTCCAATTCCTCCAGAGTTTGGGAATTTAACCAAAGTTATGAAAAT AAACCTCCAGTCTAATGGGTTGACTGGTAAGCTGCCTTCTGAACTTGGAAATTTGAGATACCTTGAGGAACTAAGGGTGGATAGAAATAAGCTGGAAGGAACTGTTGCTGCTGCTTTTGGCCATTTAAATCGTACTGGAAT GTATGTGTCAAACATGAACTTGAATGGATTCTGTGGCTCATCTCAGCTAAGAGTTGCTGACTTTTCATACAACTTCTTTGTTGGGAGAATACCCAAGTGTTTCGGGTATCTTCCAAG GTCAAGTTTCCAAAGGAATTGCCTTCAAAACAATAGCCCGAAGCAGCGTCCTTCATCGCAATGTG TCAAGACCAAGAGCCATCCAGGTAGCAACAGGCGGAGCCATCACCAAGCGACATCGAAACCTATCTGGCTTTTGGCCCTTGAGATAGTAACAGGAACTTTGGTGGGTTCTCTCTTCCTGATTGTTGTTCTCACTGCTGTTCAGAAATTCAATCGAAAATCGTCCATCGTATTGCCCTGGAAGAAAATTGGAAGTAGAAAGTACTACTCTCCAGTATATATAG ATCCTGAGATTTTGAAGGATGTAACGAGATTTAGTCGACAAGAGCTTGAGCTAGCTTGTGAAGACTTCAGCAACATAATTGGCTCGTCTCCAGACAGTTTGGTATACAAGGGCACGATGAAAACTGGATCCGAGATCGCGGTTATCTCGATGAGCATGAAAGAAGAGCAATGGACAGGATACCTTGAACTCTATTTTCAGACAGAG GTGGCAGATTTGGCTCGAATCAACCACGAGAATACAGGAAGATTACTGGGATATTGCAGAGAGAGTAGTCCATTTACAAGGATGATAGTTTTTGAGTATGCATCAAATGGCACATTATATGAGCATCTACATT TTGGAGAAGCCTGTCAGTTGTCTTGGACGAGACGAATGAAGATTATTTTAGGCATCGCTCGTGGACTTAAGTATCTTCATACAGAACTCCAACCTCCGTTCACCATCTCTGAGTTGAATTCCAATGCTGTATATCTTACAGATGATTTTTTCCCTAAG TTGATAGACTTTGAAAGTTGGAAGACGATTCTTTCACGATCGGAAAAGAACTCGGGTACTATTGGCAGCCAAGGTGCAATCTGTATTCTTCCGAACTCGCTAGAAGCCCGACATCTGGATGTGCAGGGTAACATCTATGCTTTTGGCGTTCTTCTAATCGAAATAATCAGTGGGCGGCCTCTGTACTGCAAGGACAAAGGGAACTTGGTAGATTGG GCCAAGGACTATATCGAAATGCCAGAAGTGATGTCTTACATCGTCGATCCCGAGCTGAAGCATTTTAGATACGAAGACCTCGAGGTAGTATGTGAGGTGGTGAGCCGCTGCATCCATCAGCAGCCCACCAAACCTCTATCGATGAAGGAACTCTGCAGCATGTTAGAAACAAGAATTGACACCTCCGTTGCCATTGAGTTCAAGGCATCTGCTTTGGCATGGGCGGAGTTTGCCCTCTCATAG
- the LOC111795318 gene encoding RNA-binding protein NOB1-like isoform X1, translating to MESPSPASCWSNVVKSQPAPKPQHQTPTSTVQVFADSCKSSQGVAVAVVDANAIIQGGEKLSTCADKFVSVPEVLDEVRDPVSRHRLAFVPFTLESMDPSPEALNKVIKFARATGDLQTLSDVDIKLIALTYTLETQIHGTKHLRECPPPVHMVNTKRLPEKDLPGWGSNVPNLEEWEALEQDADAPLDTTSKILPLQDLNLNIVPSDGQSEDLSLEHKDEHNSEHQDETESGSRRSRKYPPKKKEINIEGKKMVADGIDASQGQYDDNEGDWTPAVSRSTQRRYLRRKARREYYEALAEKDSQQDVETTDGDVLVENNRSGQSQDQISEPITGNGNDCQIAEGTNNNENLSEILNQMRLEEDSLNAFHMEGLDASKKEELDISEVENIVAVEGMNDTAKDEMEHLEYSSQTNESVDTSNIDDISSDQSWMLRSLSESSVACVTGDFAMQNVLLQMGLRLLAPGGMQIRQLHRWILKCHACYNVTAEIGKIFCPKCGNGGTLRKVAVTVGENGVVLASRKPRITLRGTKFSLPLPQGGRDAITKNLVLREDQLPQKFLHPKTKKKVNKQGDEFFAVDDFFSHHNTDKRAPLQPPVRQALAVFSGKRNPNDNHYSRSHHK from the exons ATGGAGAGCCCTTCTCCGGCTTCATGCTGGAGCAATGTCGTCAAATCTCAACCTGCTCCGAAGCCTCAGCATCAGACTCCTACCTCCACCGTCCAAGTATTCGCCGACAGCTGCAAGTCCAGTCAAGGcgttgctgttgctgttgttgATGCCAATGCCATCATTCAAGGGGGAGAAAAGCTCTCCACCTGCGCGGACAAATTTGTTTCCGTTCCTGAGGTTTTGGATGAGGTTCGCGATCCCGTCTCTCGCCACAGACTCGCCTTCGTCCCTTTCACTCTCGAATCCATGGATCCCTCCCCCGAAGCTCTCAATAAAG TAATCAAGTTTGCAAGGGCAACTGGTGACTTACAGACCCTTTCAGATGTTGATATTAAACTTATTGCCCTCACTTACACGTTGGAGACTCAGATCCATGGGACCAAACATCTCCGTGAGTGTCCTCCCCCTGTCCACATGGTTAATACAAAGAGGTTACCTGAGAAAGACTTGCCTGGGTGGGGCTCTAACGTTCCTAATCTGGAAGAGTGGGAAGCATTAGAGCAAGATGCTGATGCTCCGCTTGATACCACATCAAAGATCCTTCCTTTGCAGGATTTAAACCTGAACATAGTCCCTTCAGATGGCCAATCCGAAGATCTTTCATTAGAGCACAAGGATGAGCATAACTCTGAGCATCAAGATGAAACTGAGAGTGGTTCAAGAAGATCAAGGAAATATCctccaaagaaaaaggaaattaatatcgaagggaagaaaatggtGGCTGATGGAATTGATGCATCTCAGGGACAATATGATGACAATGAGGGTGATTGGACACCTGCTGTCAGTCGAAGTACTCAGAGAAGATATCTTAGGAGGAAAGCCCGGCGTGAATATTATGAGGCCTTAGCTGAAAAGGACAGTCAGCAAGATGTTGAAACCACAGATGGTGATGTCCTAGTGGAAAATAACAGATCAGGTCAATCACAGGATCAAATCTCGGAACCAATTACCGGAAATGGGAATGACTGTCAGATAGCAGAAGGGACAAACAACAATGAAAACCtttctgaaattttgaatcaGATGAGGTTGGAAGAAGATTCATTAAATGCCTTTCACATGGAAGGGCTTGACGCTtcgaaaaaagaagaattggACATAAGTGAGGTGGAGAATATTGTAGCTGTTGAGGGTATGAACGATACAGCCAAGGATGAGATGGAACATTTAGAATACTCAAGTCAGACTAATGAAAGTGTAGACACATCAAATATAGATGATATTAGCAGTGATCAGAGTTGGATGCTGCGATCCTTGTCTGAATCAAGCGTAGCTTGTGTAACTGGTGACTTTGCAATGCAGAATGTCCTTCTGCAAATGGGTTTACGTTTGTTGGCTCCAGGAGGAATGCAGATCCGCCAACTGCATAG GTGGATTTTGAAATGTCACGCCTGCTACAATGTCACAGCTGAAATTGGAAAGATCTTTTGTCCCAAGTGTGGAAACGGTGGAACTTTGCGCAAGGTAGCTGTTACAGTTGGCGAAAACGGAGTTGTGTTAGCTTCCCGTAAGCCAAGGATTACTCTGCGTGGCACAAAG TTTTCACTTCCTCTGCCCCAAGGTGGAAGGGATGCCATAACCAAGAATCTTGTTTTACGTGAAGATCAACTACCGCAGAAGTTTCTTCATCCCAAGACCAAGAAGAAAGTCAATAAACAG GGAGACGAATTCTTTGCCGTGGATGATTTCTTCAGCCATCATAACACTGATAAGAGAGCTCCTTTGCAGCCTCCCGTAAGGCAAGCTTTGGCAGTTTTTAGCGGGAAGAGAAATCCAAACGATAACCATTACTCTCGGTCTCATCATAAATAG
- the LOC111795752 gene encoding oxalate--CoA ligase-like, giving the protein MENSTLTGLLKKAASQFPHRRALSVAGKLDLTHERLQELIEHAASRLVDAGVNAGDVVALTFPNTVEFVITFLAIIRCRATAAPLNSAYTAEEFEFYLSDSESKLLLTSKEGIPSAQTAASKLNIPQVNVNLASGDAFLDFFPSPNESEVNMSEIVNDPSDAALFLHTSGTTSRPKGVPLTQQNLAASVQNIKSVYKLSESDSTVLVLPLFHVHGLMAGLLSSLISGAAVTLPAAGRFSASTFWSDMVAYNATWYTAVPTIHQIILDRHFSKPEPSYPKLRFIRSCSASLAPSILERLEKSFGAPVLESYAMTEASHLMASNPLPEDGVHKAGSVGKPIGQEMAILDENGVIQPEGVKGEVCIRGPNVTKGYKNNPEANKATFSFGWFHTGDIGFFDSDGYLHLVGRIKELINRGGEKISPIEVDAVLLSHADIAQAVAFGVPDEKYGEEINCAVIPREGSSIDEAEVLRFCKKNLASFKIPKKVFITDFLPKTASGKIQRRFVAEHFVSAKA; this is encoded by the exons atggagaaCAGTACCTTGACTGGCTTGTTGAAGAAGGCAGCTTCTCAATTTCCTCACCGCCGGGCTCTCTCAGTCGCCGGAAAATTAGACCTGACACATGAGCGGTTGCAGGAGCTAATCGAACATGCCGCCTCTCGCTTGGTGGATGCCGGTGTTAATGCCGGAGATGTGGTGGCGCTCACCTTCCCCAATACTGTTGAG TTTGTGATCACGTTTTTGGCCATAATCCGCTGCCGAGCCACCGCTGCACCATTGAATTCGGCTTACACGGCTGAGGAGTTCGAGTTTTACTTATCGGACTCGGAATCGAAACTACTCCTTACATCGAAAGAAGGAATTCCATCGGCACAAACCGCCGCATCGAAGCTCAATATTCCTCAAGTAAATGTGAATCTGGCGAGCGGCGATGCGTTTCTCGATTTCTTTCCGTCTCCAAACGAATCGGAGGTGAATATGTCGGAAATCGTTAACGATCCGTCCGACGCTGCGCTATTCCTTCACACCTCCGGCACCACCAGCCGGCCGAAGGGCGTACCGCTAACTCAACAAAACCTCGCCGCTTCTGTTCAGAACATCAAATCGGTGTACAAACTCTCTGAGTCCGACTCGACCGTGCTCGTTCTTCCGTTGTTTCACGTTCACGGACTAATGGCAGGATTGCTATCATCACTGATCTCCGGAGCCGCTGTGACTCTTCCAGCTGCCGGACGCTTCTCTGCTTCAACGTTTTGGTCCGATATGGTCGCCTATAACGCGACGTGGTACACTGCGGTCCCTACGATTCACCAAATCATACTCGACCGCCATTTCAGTAAGCCTGAACCGTCGTATCCAAAGCTCCGGTTTATTCGGAGCTGTAGCGCGTCGCTTGCACCATCGATTTTGGAACGATTGGAAAAATCATTCGGAGCTCCGGTTCTGGAGTCTTACGCGATGACCGAAGCGTCGCATCTAATGGCGTCCAATCCGTTACCGGAGGACGGCGTGCACAAAGCCGGATCGGTAGGGAAGCCGATCGGTCAAGAAATGGCGATTCTGGATGAGAACGGCGTGATACAACCGGAAGGTGTTAAAGGAGAAGTGTGCATTAGAGGACCAAATGTGACGAAGGGATACAAAAACAATCCAGAGGCTAACAAGGCCACCTTCTCATTCGGATGGTTCCACACCGGCGATATCGGGTTCTTCGACTCCGACGGATACTTGCATCTCGTCGGCCGGATCAAGGAGCTCATTAACCGTGGAG GTGAGAAGATCTCTCCAATCGAAGTAGACGCCGTGCTTCTTTCTCACGCCGACATTGCTCAGGCCGTCGCCTTCGGAGTCCCCGACGAAAAATACGGCGAAGAG ATCAATTGCGCCGTAATTCCGAGGGAGGGAAGCTCGATCGACGAAGCGGAGGTGCTGCGATTTTGCAAGAAGAACCTTGCCTCCTTCAAGATTCCGAAGAAGGTGTTCATCACGGATTTCTTACCAAAAACTGCTTCCGGAAAGATCCAACGCCGATTCGTGGCAGAGCATTTTGTTAGCGCCAAAGCTTGA